TCCAACACTTTTCAATGGATCGCTCACTATTGTCGACTTCACGTCTAATGATCTCTCGGGAAGTCTTCCCTCCGATCTTTGCAACCGCTGGCCTAACATTCAGAGGCTTTTGCTGTCTGACAACCAATATGGTGGCCTGCTACCAGAGACGCTAACCCAATGCAAAGAGCTTCTCGTGTTGTCGTTGTCCATCAATCGTTTCCAGGGAAGCGTTCCTCGAGACATAGACAGCTTGCAAAAGCTGCAGGCGCTCTATCTCGGCACTAACAACTTGACCGGCACAATTCCTCGAACCATTGGTAACATGTCAAGCTTGCATATCTTGAACTTAGGTTTTACCCCCATCGGAGGTGACATTCCGCGTGAGATAGGCAATTTGGTCAATCTGAAAGTAATGAACCTTCAGTTTATTATGCTAACAGACGAAGTTCCTCAAGAGGTTTTTAATATCTCTTCGCTCCAAATGCTTGCTTTGACAGACAATTCACTCTCTGGAAGCCTTCCCTCGGGTAGCGATCTCAGCCTTCCGAATTTGGAAGAACTCTATCTAGCCAATAATTGCTTTGGTGGCAACATACCGGAGTATTTCTCGAATCTTTCGAACCTAATCCGTTTCGATGCCGGGTTCAATCAGCTCAGTGGTCCACTACCCTTGAGCTTGGGCAACTTGAAGAATCTCACATTCTTCGCGGTTGACTCAAATCAGCTAACAGGAGAGACTTATGGTGCGGAGCTTGGTTTTCTCTCTGCTTTATCTGATTGCCAATCGCTGCAAACATTGGTTCTGGCAGGAAACCCGCTTGGTGGCTCCATACCAGCATCTATCAAAAACTTCTCCAGTTCCCTACGTATTATGCTCGCTCCCAATTGCCAAATAAGAGGTTGCATTCCCAAGGAAATGGGTTTCTTGAAGAGCTTGACTTACCTAGACTTGAGCGATAACGATCTGGATGGCAACCTCCCATCGTCAATCGGAGGACTAGAACGCTTGCAGAGGCTATATCTTGATAACAACCATCTTGAAGGACCGATCCTCGATGAGATAtgcaacttgacaagtttaggAGAGTTAATGCTCCGGCAGAATAGGATATCGGGATCCATTCCAAATTGCATTGGAAACCTGAGCAGCCTTCAAAAGTTTCTCGTAAGTTCGAATAACATGACATCGGTTATTCCGGTTAGCCTTTGGAGTCTTCAAGAACTTATCTTCCTCAATCTGTCAGTCAATTCTTTCAATGGAGGACTACCActtgaaatgggaaaaatgaCAGCTATAGAGAGCATCGATCTTTCTTGGAACCGGCTTACTGGCGCCATACCGAATTCCATCCAGGAGTTGAAGAGCCTCGCCTGTCTCAACTTGTCAAGGAACTCGTTTCGAGGATCAATACCACAATCAATTGGCGACCTTAAAGGATTGGATTtcctcgatctctcctacaatgAGTTATCCGGCACGATACCCGAGTCCATGGAAGGACTAAAATTTCTGCAAAACTTGAATGTGTCCTTTAATAATCTATCGGGAGAGATTCCTAACAGTGGACCGTTTAGAAAATTTTCGGCTCTCTCCTTCATCGGGAATCAAGCACTTTGTGGAAATGCGATTTTTCATGTCCCACCTTGCAAAATAAAGGGAAAGAAGTCATCAAAGGAAGAGCGGCTCCGGTTACTCTACATCATGGTGCCAATTGTATCAGCTATACTTTTAGTCCTTGTTATTTGCTTGCTTAGAAAGCGTCGGAACACTAGGAAAGAAGTTCCGGTTTCCATGGAAAATGCGCCCGGAATTGACCACCCGATGATATCATATCGGGAGCTTTGCTCTGCTACTAACAACTTCAGCGAAAGCAATTTGCTCGGAGCAGGAAGCTTTAGCTATGTATACAAAGGGACTCTGGCCAATGGGGCGGACATTGCGGTCAAAGTACTGAATCTCGATATCGAAGGTGCTGTGAAAAGTTTCGACGCGGAATGTGAGGTCTTTCGCAAGGTCGCGCACCGGAATCTCGTCAAGGTGATCAGCACTCGCACGAACCCCGATTTGAGAGCTCGGGTGCTGCAATATGTGCCCCACGGGAGCTTGGAGAGGTGGCTTTACTCCAACAACTATAACTTGGGTCTCCATCAGCGAGTGAAGATAATGGTCGACGTCGCAGTGGGGATCGAATATCTCCACCATGGCCAACCG
This genomic interval from Rhodamnia argentea isolate NSW1041297 chromosome 4, ASM2092103v1, whole genome shotgun sequence contains the following:
- the LOC115733914 gene encoding putative receptor-like protein kinase At3g47110, producing MEKLAFLDLLLAFLLMFQPAICSSNFTDQDALLHFKSAIEVDPTNTIKRGNWTAEANFCEWIGVVCSKRRQRVTALDLRGMGLQGRLSPYLGNLSFMVSLDLRNNSFYGTIPTEIGRLRCLRKLILQLNQFEGNIPPNLAQCRNLEVITVAANRLTGGIPREFGTFPKLQQLFLSLNPLRGQIPSFLGNISTLQVIALAVANLTGSIPPTLFNGSLTIVDFTSNDLSGSLPSDLCNRWPNIQRLLLSDNQYGGLLPETLTQCKELLVLSLSINRFQGSVPRDIDSLQKLQALYLGTNNLTGTIPRTIGNMSSLHILNLGFTPIGGDIPREIGNLVNLKVMNLQFIMLTDEVPQEVFNISSLQMLALTDNSLSGSLPSGSDLSLPNLEELYLANNCFGGNIPEYFSNLSNLIRFDAGFNQLSGPLPLSLGNLKNLTFFAVDSNQLTGETYGAELGFLSALSDCQSLQTLVLAGNPLGGSIPASIKNFSSSLRIMLAPNCQIRGCIPKEMGFLKSLTYLDLSDNDLDGNLPSSIGGLERLQRLYLDNNHLEGPILDEICNLTSLGELMLRQNRISGSIPNCIGNLSSLQKFLVSSNNMTSVIPVSLWSLQELIFLNLSVNSFNGGLPLEMGKMTAIESIDLSWNRLTGAIPNSIQELKSLACLNLSRNSFRGSIPQSIGDLKGLDFLDLSYNELSGTIPESMEGLKFLQNLNVSFNNLSGEIPNSGPFRKFSALSFIGNQALCGNAIFHVPPCKIKGKKSSKEERLRLLYIMVPIVSAILLVLVICLLRKRRNTRKEVPVSMENAPGIDHPMISYRELCSATNNFSESNLLGAGSFSYVYKGTLANGADIAVKVLNLDIEGAVKSFDAECEVFRKVAHRNLVKVISTRTNPDLRARVLQYVPHGSLERWLYSNNYNLGLHQRVKIMVDVAVGIEYLHHGQPQPIVHRDLKPSNVLLNEDWSPKSRDFGIAKILAENKLETRDRTLGTIGYLAPEYGPEGKVSTKGDVYSFGILLLEVITKKKPTDEMFDADMSLRRWVGAAIPGRVLDIADRELLSTEHEDLTLLELESIVLSILELGLECSKDLPEERMDMGAVVVKLNKIKLSLP